The genomic DNA TGGTCCGGCGCGCCGATGCGGAGGCTATTGACGCGCTGATCTTCGGGCTGGTGCGGCGCATCATCGCCAGCGGCAACCGCGCCCGCCGCCTGCAAAGCGGTCTGATCCACCGCGAGCTTGCCATTACAGTCGTCGGCATCGCACTGATTGCGGTGGTGCTGCTCGCCGCACCGTTTTATTCCTGAGGAGACCCGTCCCATGTTGCCACTCCTGACCCTCGCAACCTTCCTGCCGATTGCCGGTGGCCTTGTCCTGATGGCGCTGCCGGACCGCTCGGCGCGCATGGCGCATGGCGTCTCTATCGTGGTCAGCGGCCTGACCTTTCTGGTCACCCTTGTCATCTGGTGGCGCGGCGTTCAACCTGGCGGCTTTGCCCAGATTGAAGAAATGGCCTGGATTCCGGCCATCGGCGCGGCCTACCGGCTGGGCGTGGATGGGCTCAGTCTGCCACTGGTACTGCTGACCTCGTTGCTGTTTTTCCTCTCGGCAATCTATTCGGCACGGGTGAGCGAGCGCGCCTCCACCTATGTGGTGGTGTTGCTGATGCTGGAAACCGCTTCGCTCGGCACATTCATGGCGCTGGACGGGCTGCTGTTCTACGTGTTTTTCGAAGTTTCGCTTGTGGGCATGTATTTCATGATAGCCGGGTGGGGCCATGAGGATCGCCAGCGCGCGGCGCTGATGTTCTTTCTCTATACGCTTTTGGGCAGCCTGCCGCTGCTGCTGGCGATCCTCGGACTTTATCTCGGCAGCGGCAGCTTCGACATGCGCGTCTGGATCGACGCGCCGCCGCTGCAGGGGTTGGCCGCAATGCTGGCGCTGATTGCGATGCTCATCACATTTGCCATCAAGATTCCGGCCTTTCCGGTGCATACCTGGCTACCGGCCGCCCATGTGCAGGCCCCCACGGCAGGCAGCGTCATCCTCGCCGGGGTGATGCTGAAATTCGGCACTTATGGACTGATCCGCTTCGCGCTTCAGATGACGCCGGA from Pararhizobium sp. IMCC3301 includes the following:
- a CDS encoding NuoM family protein; the encoded protein is MLPLLTLATFLPIAGGLVLMALPDRSARMAHGVSIVVSGLTFLVTLVIWWRGVQPGGFAQIEEMAWIPAIGAAYRLGVDGLSLPLVLLTSLLFFLSAIYSARVSERASTYVVVLLMLETASLGTFMALDGLLFYVFFEVSLVGMYFMIAGWGHEDRQRAALMFFLYTLLGSLPLLLAILGLYLGSGSFDMRVWIDAPPLQGLAAMLALIAMLITFAIKIPAFPVHTWLPAAHVQAPTAGSVILAGVMLKFGTYGLIRFALQMTPEAFIQAGQFILAFGVISALYGAFAALAQNDLKRMIAYTSINHMGYVVMGVAVAALTLDPAIRIVALDGATLQMVSHGLVTGALFFLVGMLQDRAHSREMADFGGLLGSVPWLGWAFILSAFASLGLPGLAHFPAEFQIFLATLNATPWAIIAILAIVVTAGLYLRAIARVFLGAANEKWQAMPDLDRREKLAIVPLLVLTILIGVAPAWLIDLIHTTMASLAF